From the genome of Triticum aestivum cultivar Chinese Spring chromosome 3B, IWGSC CS RefSeq v2.1, whole genome shotgun sequence, one region includes:
- the LOC123070673 gene encoding protein NUCLEAR FUSION DEFECTIVE 6, mitochondrial — MATAAGGARRALAGLRSASPSTLSRTFSRPAVAQSPELAASALPRAPRRRLAISRVPVAALGGAQGLIPLHSATASALLTSMLGLKPGSWGWLSEGFATPL, encoded by the exons atggcgacggcggctggCGGCGCGCGGCGAGCCCTCGCGGGGCTGCGCTCCGCTTCCCCATCTACTCTGTCCAGAACGTTTTCCAGGCCGGCAGTTGCCCAGTCCCCGGAGCTGGCGGCCTCCGCTCTGCcgcgcgctccgcgccggcgccTCGCGATCTCGAG GGTGCCggtggcggcgctgggcggcgcgcAGGGGCTGATACCGCTGCACAGCGCGACAGCATCGGCGCTGCTCACCTCCATGCTCGGGCTTAAGCCCGGGTCTTGGGGCTGGCTCTCCGAAG